In the genome of Impatiens glandulifera chromosome 6, dImpGla2.1, whole genome shotgun sequence, the window AAGTCTATGACTTTTGTTCTCTCCTCTCTTCAGAAGAACGTGGTTTCTATGGGATCAAACATGATAAAAGCTTTGAACACCcaaaaagaagagagaaaggaatTTACTGAGGTTGTCAAAGTTCTTACTGAATTGGACAATACTCTAAAGAAaaacacgtatgagactcacgtctcaaatttaaacttatCCAATTTTGAAAAGAAGCTCTACAGtcgtcaatctgaaatgatggaccttgaaaggcacatcaatgatgatCGTCATAGAGAGACTAAGGATGAACTCAACTTGATGAAGAACCAGATGGTTGAAATCCAAGGATGGTTAAGAAGAACAGATGGTGAACAACTGGAATTTGCTGACTCTATTGCAAGAAAGTTTCAAGCAAAAGAGAATGCAAAAGTCGATGCTGAAAGAGATCAACCTCGAATCACccaaggtgagtcaagcagaagaagtgacggtgtgtcaaccggcactagATCTAGACGAGCGTCAAGCAACGATGATAATCCTaggccaactaaaagaggcggaggtcgaagcggtggtgatcgtggaaGCCGAAGCAGTGGTGGTGGTCGTGGTAGGCAATCTGGCTTTGATCAAAGAGGTCGTGCCAgtggcggtgatcgtggtggtagaCCAAGTGGAAGCGGTCGGGGTGGTCGCAGTCTTCCTCCTTTTCTGAATTAGTTAAGCGGTCAACACATgagcccaaccgatcctcgagtaaaaagggaagaacaataatttattttctcctaCCCTGTTTAAGTTtctcaaacaatgtttctttgatgatGTTTTGAATATTGATTTTGGAAGTTTGTGAAGTATGCTGTAAGTGAACAGGGTTTTGCtaatttatatgatgaatgcgtattttggtatatatacgCAGGTTttaaatttcatcatcaaaaagggggaaattgttgggtcaaattattttgactaagtgttgaaatagtttgactattgggattttgatgatgaaataatttatgcgatttgatgcaggtgtatcgaaatcatatttcatgagacttggttctaatgaggcttattagaccgatttggtattagatgcacaaaattagacatgcagtctagtagatctcgaaattagacgtgcagtctaactcagcggagttagacgtgcagtctaatagatctcggaattagacgtgcaatgtaactcagtggagttagacgtgcagtctaatgtatacggagttagacgtgcagtctaactcagtggagttagacgtgcagtctaatgtatacggaattagacgtgcagtctaactcagtagagttagacgtgcagtataatgtatacggaattagacgtgtagtctaactcagtggagttagacgtgcagtctaatgtatacggaattagacatacagtctaactcagtggagttaaacgtgcagtctaatgtatacggaattagacgtgcagtctaactcagtggagttagacatgcagtctaatgtatacagaattagacgtacagtctaactcagtggagttagacgtgtagtctaatgtatacggaattagacgtgcattctaacttagtggagttagacgtgcagtctaacttagtggagttagacgtgtagtctaatggatacggaattagacgtgcaatctaacttagtggagttagacgtgtagtctaatgtatacggaattagacgtgcagtctaactcagtggagttagacgtgcagtctaatgtatacggaattagatgtgcagtctaactcagcggagttagacgtgcagtctatcggattgtgaaagttagacgtaaacgtctaactcctttagacaagtttgaagttgaaccgtaattagatgtgcagtctaactcagtggagttagacgtgcagtctaatagattgtgaaagttagacgtgtaatctaactccttcagacaagtctgaagtagaaccggaattagacgtgcagtctaacttagtggagttagacgtgcagtctaatggtttgtgaatgattagacgtgaagtctaattagtgaaagttagacgtaagtctaactccttcaaacaagtctgaagtagaaccgaattagacgtgcagtctaactcagtggagttagacgtgcaggctaatggtttgtgaattattagacgtgaagtttaattagtgaaagttagacgtgtagtctaactccttcagattagtctgaagtgattgtaattagacgtaagtctaatcccattagaccagtcggtctaatggattctgctcttagacggggatgtttaatttcattagacgaggtcgtctaactgaaatacgtctaatgctaagcttaagaagtatgcttgaagctagcacccacctacccacgtgctataactGTACACTAATCCTGctcactttctagtgaagattagtacgacagctatatgcaaccaaccaacgaatgtaagagaatttccctcatattacttgttttgtaggtacatccctgatggaatattcggcgcactaccagttattgtacggccacgatccttgtgctcagaacctgctgtgtactatggagaatttccaatggaagagtgccacatatcattctaaagattcgaccgttagtctctgcccagtatttatcaaatcataaggacaacggacgaatgaTCGGATTTTGCTTACTGAAAGAGACAGAAACcattcgatcatcttgcttactgaaactacTGAGAAATCAATTCTttgaagctgctttcctgattgtactgtgtgtgaatccaGAGGGagctataataaaaaacaacgttagctgagtgatattcttcatcttgtaaattgaacagaatgtgttctgttcaatagtgagctaagtgtgtgcaaactgtatttgattcgaatcatattatagtgaatcctttcggtggttggaagaaggggtgacataggagagtttctctgaacatcTATAAATAAACtgatgtgttctttcatttctgtcatcttttcattcttcatcttgagcttcaaacccaagtaaacaattacgccttgaatctgtttcaagtgtttacaaaggtttgcgtagaatagaaagcgaattaaatccttaacaagatttctttcaagccgtttttcataagccttcatcaatagccagaacCCCATCTCTATAGAAAAAGCCAATCCTATCAAATTGCAATCTCCTTGATGAGCGCCACAAAATCTTTTTTGGAATGGTTTGCCGATGTTATTTTTCAACTAAACAACCGACGCATGTTGCAACTTCCACTGTGTTCTTTAAATGCGGTATACCCTTCACCATATTCTAATAATTTAGTGTTCTCAGTCCCTTATAGTTGAGATAATTGTACCTACAAAACCAAAGCTGAAACTCATCTGTTGTGGTAGTCTGTAAGCACTCTAACACaacattcatttaatttttgattactATGATCTTAAATAGTCTGTTCGTTGTCATCTTTGACTCTATGATCATGCCCAATTCGAGATGAAATAGCTTGAAGACTCCACGCTTCATTCGAACTTTGCATCCTTTCTCGAGAAACTGTCAGCTactaaatatattgtttttcaaGTCAGGTATATAATAAACATTAGTGAGGGCATATAATCTTCCATCCAATTGTAGGCTCACTTTCCCTTTCCCCATCACTCACAAATGGGAATTGTTCCCTTAGCTTCACTAAATGACAAAAAAATTGTCGAGTGTAGAGAACCAATATCTGTTTCCACACATATGGTTGCTGCAACCTAAATCTAGAAACCAAACTTTTCCCTTTTCTCATCTCTTGTGAGATCTATTAGTAACGTATCATAAGCCATCAACAACATGTCACGTTCTTTGACATCTACTTTTGTGTAATTGGCTTTTGCACCCCAACTTGGACATTCGTATTGAAAATATCCGAGTTTGTGACAATTGAAACACTCTATAGTTTCTTTGTTAAAGATCTTACTctacctcttcctcttccttggCTAAATCTTCCTCTGtgttggttaaattattttggcTCAATCTTCCTCTGTATTAGCGTATCACGAAGATCGTCTAGCTTTAgatgaactgactcattgaaccttcttggtgggttagtcattgtaaattatgatgaatatgaatatattgtgtttaagagaacaaagtcagttCGAACCCCTTTATCAAGTAATACAAGCAATGCGTTACTCGTATGCACATAAACTCTAACACGcaatttacccattcacaatatataacatgtagaaaaggatgagtaaaatagaatgagttattttattaaaatcctaagtgttATGGATAAAATTACAAACTCAAggcataaaataaaataagaaaagaaagcaagCACCCCTCATCTATTTTACTCATGCTCATCTATTTGTTTGATTCTGCAATCTCACTCATCTGTGTTTTGTTCATGGACTCACTTGTAATTAGTGCTTTGATACCAAATTTGTTGTTAATACATTATTAACTTGCTATGATTTAAATAGCATATAAATGAAGACTCGGTCTTCTatttctacttcttcttcttcttcttattcttcttcttcttcttattatgattcttattattattctcattcttattattcttattcttattgaaatgatcggcttaatcaatagagacgggggtctggcgattgatgaaggcttaagaaaaatggtttgaaagaaattttgttagggatttaattcgcattctattctacgcaaaccttgtaaacacttgaaacagaatcaagtcggaactgtttacttaggtttgaagctcaagatgaagaatgagaagatgacagaaataaaaagacacagcagtttgtttatggatgttcggagcaaactctcctacgtcaccccttcttccatcCACCGAAAGGATTTACTatcaaattatttgaatcaaatatagtttgcacacacttagctcactaatgaaaagaacacactctgttcaatttacaagatgaagaataacactcagctaaaggattttttttattctaactctctcttgattaacacacagtacaatcaggaaagcagcacacggtttgaatattcaaaggattgAATACACAGTCGTTCTTCTCAGGTAAGTAAGTTCGGCTAGTAATCTGGTTAATCGAATTATGATTATTTCTCGCCCGTTGTCCTtcagatttgataaatactgaacagataccaacggtcgaatcttcagaatgatacgtggcactcttccattggaaagcctccatagtacacaacaggttttgagcacaaggatcgtggccgtactccaactggtagtgcgccgaatattctccagggatgtacctgcaaaataagtGGTGTGAAGaatattctcttacgtggcattcgttggttggttgcatctagttgttgtactgatcttcactagaaagtggagcaggagtagcgtacatctatagcacgtgggtagacgagagctagcttcaagcaaacttcttaagcattgcattagacgtatttcagttagacaacctcgtttaatgaaatcaaacgtccccgtctaagaacagaatccattagaccacctggtttaatgggattagacttacgtctaattacaatcacttcagattaatctgaaggagttatactacacgtttaactttcaccaattagacttcacgtcgaactttcacaaaccattagactgcacgtctaactccacgagttagactgcacgtctaattttggttctacttcagatttgtctgaagtagttagactacacgtctaactttctctttctattagactgcacatctaactccacgagttagactgcacatctaactccacgagttagactgcacgtctaattacggttccattagactgcacttctaactccacgagttagactgcacgtttaattctgaatccattagactacacgtctaactccacgagttagactgcacgtctaattacggattcattagactgcatgtctaactccacgagttagactgcacgtctaattacggattcattagactgcacgtctaactccacgagttagactgcagtctaattacggattcattagactgcacgtctaactccacgagttagactgcacgtttaattctgaatccattagactgcacgtctaactccacgagttagactgcacgtctaattacggattcattagactgcatgtctaactccacgagttagactgcacgtctaattacggattcattagactgcacgtctaactccacgagttagactgcagtctaattacggattcattagactgcacgtctaactccacgaggtagactgcacgtctaactccgagttcattagactgcacgtctaactccatgagttagacagAACGTCTActtacggattcattagactacacgtctaacttcacgagTTATAATGCACGTCTATTtacggatccattagactgcacgtctaactccacgagttagactacacgtctaattccatgcatctaataccaactcggtctaatgaacctcattagaactaagtcttatgaaatctgatttcgatacacctgcatcaaactgcataaatcattcattcatcatttcatcatcaaattttctatagtcaaactatttcaacacttagtcaaaataatttgacccaacaatttccccctttttgatgatgaaattgaaatcctgcataaataacaaaataagcattcatcatataaataaactccTATTCCCTTACAGCATGCATCACCAATtttcaaaaccaatattcagacaCATAATCAAGGAAACATAGTTTAAAACTTAACAATGTAGGAGAAAATAGATTAtcgttcttcccttttcactagAGGATCGGTTGGGAAACAAGTTCCTTCACAACTCATCCCTTCATCAGCCATATCTTGACCGGTTAACAAATTGTGAAAAGGAGGAAGAACGCGACCACCATGACCGCTTCCACTAGAtctcccaccacgatcaccaccaCTAGCATGTTCTCTTTGATCAATACCAGATTGCCTACCACGACCACCACTACTACTTCGACCTtcacgatcaccaccgcttctaCCTATgcctcttttagttggccttgGATTTTCATCGTTGATTGGCGCTCGCTTGGATCTGGTGCCGGTTGACACATCGTCACCTCTTCTACTTGGCTCACCTTGGGTGATACGAGGTTGTTCTTTTTCAGCATAAGCTTTCGCATTCTCTTTTGCTTGAAATTTTCTTGCAATAGAGTCAACAAACTCCAGTCTGTCATCAATTGTTCGTCTCATGCATCCATGAACTTCTACCATCTGATTTTTCACCAAACTAAGTTCCTCCATAGTTTCTCGATGACGATCATCATTGAGATGCCTATCAATGTTCATCTTTTCAGATTGACGGCTGAAGAGctgtttttcaaatttggagaaatttgaatttgagagaTGAGTTTCATACGTATTCTTCTTAAGTGTATTGTCTAACTTATTAAGGACTTTGACAAAATCAACAaattcctttctttcttctttcagGGTATTCAAAATCTTTACCATATTTGATCCCATAGATAccacattcttctgaagagaagAGAGTACATACGTCATGGTCTTCAGAAGCTTAGTACCATCAGCAAAGGATTCTTcattagatgattttttttgagATTATGCTGCCATACTCTGAATAGGGTCAAAATGGGTGTGAATATGCaatgattgctccggttgatcCTTCTCAGATTCATTACTagaaatatttctctcttcttcttccaattcCCTTTcatctctctgaaatctttcatacagATTACCCGTGCTGTGAAGAGGATTGTTaatattttcatgaacattGGCCGCATTGATCTCAGGGAAAGGTATAGGCTTGACAGTTCTTGCATTTTGATCATGTTCCCCCTCATatgaggaactctcttcttcagCATCTTTGTCACTAGatggttccccctcagatctgataatTTCTGGTTGACTGACTTCAGCCTCCTTCTCTTGGGCTTTCTTTGTTCTTACAATAGGGGATATCACAACTTCTTCATCATTAGGCGCTTGAACAAACT includes:
- the LOC124943459 gene encoding keratin, type II cytoskeletal 1-like, with the protein product MTFVLSSLQKNVVSMGSNMIKALNTQKEERKEFTEVVKVLTELDNTLKKNTYETHVSNLNLSNFEKKLYSRQSEMMDLERHINDDRHRETKDELNLMKNQMVEIQGWLRRTDGEQLEFADSIARKFQAKENAKVDAERDQPRITQGESSRRSDGVSTGTRSRRASSNDDNPRPTKRGGGRSGGDRGSRSSGGGRGRQSGFDQRGRASGGDRGGRPSGSGRGGRSLPPFLN